Proteins from a single region of Arctopsyche grandis isolate Sample6627 chromosome 1, ASM5162203v2, whole genome shotgun sequence:
- the AsnRS gene encoding asparagine--tRNA ligase has product MAATETSLAGLTINEIYTSDTRGDDSTGDGTKENPLKTVLQAMRKAGKEPFPTIYTDDKEDGTKYEVASKSQLKKQHKIWVREQHQANDKAKKEEKNTEKHIQNIEDAKKIVIVQDPSLPEAKLIKIKDGENSRDVRVRIFGWVHRLRRQGKALMFMSLRDGTGFLQCVLQDKLCQCIDAVTLTTESTVQLFGKLVPVPEGKSAPGGHELIVDFWEVIGLAPPGGADTILNEDALPDVQLDNRHIMIRGENTSRVLRVRSAVTAAFRQHYESRGYVEVCPPTLVQTQVEGGSTLFKLNYFGEEAYLTQSSQLYLETCLPALGDVYCIAQSYRAEQSRTRRHLAEYSHVEAECPFISYEDLLNRLEDLVVDVVERVLASPIGDLVLELNPDFQVPKKPFKRMDYTDAIKYLKENNITKDDGSFYEFGEDIPEMPERKMTDKINEPIMLCRFPVNIKSFYMSRCPENRELTESVDVLLPGVGEIIGGSMRIWDYDELLEGYKRENIDPAPYYWYTDQRKLGTCPHGGYGLGLERLLCWLLARHHIRDVCLYPRFLERCKP; this is encoded by the exons ATGGCAGCCACGGAAACCTCTCTCGCCGGTCTCACCATCA ATGAAATTTATACATCCGATACCCGAGGAGACGATTCGACTGGCGACGGCACCAAAGAAAATCCTCTCAAAACTGTCCTTCAAGCCATGAGAAAAGCCGGCAAAGAACCGTTTCCCACAATATACACGGACGATAAAGAAGATGGTACCAAGTATGAAGTAGCCTCCAAGTCTCAACTAAAAAAGCAGCACAAAATCTGGGTAAGAGAGCAGCATCAAGCCAATGATAAGGCTAAGAAAGAAGAAAAGAACACCGAAAAACATATACAAAACATCGAAGATGCCAAAAAAATCGTGATCGTTCAAGATCCCAGTCTGCCTGAAGCAAAGTTGATCAAAATTAAAGATG GTGAAAATAGTCGCGATGTACGTGTCCGAATCTTCGGTTGGGTCCATCGGTTGAGGCGTCAAGGCAAAGCCCTCATGTTCATGTCTTTGCGTGATGGTACAGGCTTCTTACAATGCGTTCTGCAAGATAAACTTTGCCAGTGTATCGATGCTGTTACACTAACGACGGAGTCCACCGTACAACTGTTCGGAAAGTTGGTTCCAGTTCCCGAAGGCAAAAGT GCTCCAGGAGGACACGAGCTGATTGTTGATTTCTGGGAAGTTATTGGTTTGGCTCCTCCAGGTGGTGCCGATACTATTTTGAATGAAGATGCCCTTCCCGATGTTCAACTTGATAATAG GCATATTATGATCCGCGGTGAGAACACGTCTCGTGTGCTACGTGTTCGCAGTGCAGTTACAGCTGCCTTCCGTCAACACTATGAATCCCGAGGCTATGTTGAAGTGTGTCCACCAACTCTGGTGCAAACTCAAGTTGAAGGTGGATCGACgctgtttaaattgaattatttcgg TGAGGAAGCTTATCTTACACAAAGTTCTCAGTTGTACTTGGAAACGTGTTTACCAGCACTTGGTGATGTTTATTGTATCGCACAAAGCTATCGAGCGGAACAGAGCCGAACCAGAAGACATTTAGCCGA ATACAGTCACGTAGAAGCCGAATGTCCATTCATCTCTTACGAAGACTTGCTGAACAGACTGGAGGATTTGGTAGTGGATGTTGTCGAGCGAGTGCTCGCGTCTCCAATCGGAGATTTAGTCCTTGAATTGAATCCCGATTTTCAG gTACCCAAGAAGCCATTTAAGCGAATGGACTACACAGAtgctattaaatatttaaaagaaaacaacATCACTAAAGATGATGGATCGTTTTATGAATTCGGAGAg GATATTCCTGAAATGCCTGAGCGCAAGATGACTGATAAAATCAATGAGCCTATCATGCTCTGCCGGTTTCCGGTGAACATTAAATCATTTTACATGTCTCGTTGTCCTGAAAATCGCGAGTTGACCGAGTCGGTTGACGTGCTCTTGCCGGGCGTGGGAGAAATCATCGGCGGTTCAATGAGGATATGGGACTACGACGAGCTGCTTGAGG gaTATAAGAGAGAGAACATAGACCCAGCTCCTTACTACTGGTATACTGATCAGCGCAAGCTTGGCACTTGCCCTCACGGAGGCTACGGCCTGGGTCTGGAGCGACTGCTGTGCTGGTTACTCGCACGTCATCACATCAGAGACGTGTGCTTGTATCCCAGATTCTTAGAACGGTGTAAAccctaa
- the LOC143914900 gene encoding alanine--glyoxylate aminotransferase 2, mitochondrial, with translation MLKKISVRKASRICRHFSVDVPEMPRCDFVPEKYNGKDYASMQELRQRHLAPCITAMFKKPIVINQGHMQWLFDHKGKRYLDMFGGIVTVSVGHCHPKVVDVATKQINKLWHTSNIYLHPNIHEYAEKLTEKLPGDLKVVYFVNSGSEANDLAMLIARLHTGNFDIISLRNGYHGMTNHTMGVTAQSTWRYHVPANNGIHHVMNPDPFKGLWGGAKCRDSPVQTSRKCDCEGDECQATDMYYDQLEEVFKYSLPKGRVAAMFAESIQGVGGAIQYTKKYLKKAQELIHANGGLYVADEVQTGFGRTGEHFWGFEGHGVIPDVVTMAKGIGNGFPLAAVVTTPKIAECLTRALHFNTFGGNPVACAIGQAVLEVIEEEKTQERSKNIGTYLLKELEKLKDKWSVIGDVRGKGLMIGVELVEDSKNTPLGVPFMSHIVEQCKDMGLLIGKGGMNGNVLRIKPPMCITKEDADFTVKVLDNSIKTYAQHAKRNRPEYVFLEKNK, from the exons GTGTGAGAAAAGCATCAAGAATATGTCGACACTTTTCCGTCGATGTACCTGAAATGCCTCGATGTGATTTTGTACCAGAAAAGtacaat GGAAAAGATTATGCAAGTATGCAAGAGCTGAGACAACGTCATTTGGCACCTTGCATCACGGCCATGTTCAAGAAACCGATCGTCATAAATCAAGGGCATATGCAGTGGTTATTCGACCACAAAGGAAAGAGATACTTGGatatgtttggaggaatagttACAGTTTCAGTCGGTCACTGTCATCC AAAAGTGGTCGATGTTGCtactaaacaaataaataaattatggcaCACTTCAAACATTTACTTGCATCCAAATATTCACGAGTATGCAGAAAAATTGACAGAGAAACTTCCAGGAGATTTAAAG GtggtatattttgtaaatagtgGTTCCGAAGCGAATGATTTGGCGATGTTGATAGCAAGACTCCACACTGGAAACTTCGACATCATATCTTTGAGGAATGGCTATCATGGGATGACGAACCACACCATGGGAGTTACGGCTCAGTCCACATGGAGGTATCATGTTCCTGCAAATAATGGCATACATCAT GTTATGAATCCAGATCCATTTAAAGGCCTGTGGGGAGGTGCGAAATGTAGGGATTCTCCAGTGCAAACTAGTCGAAAGTGTGATTGCGAAGGTGACGAGTGCCAAGCTACTGATATGTACTACGATCAATTGGaagag GTATTCAAATACTCGCTTCCAAAAGGTAGAGTAGCAGCAATGTTTGCTGAATCTATACAAGGTGTCGGAGGTGCCAtacaatacacaaaaaaatatttgaaaaaagccCAAGAACTAATCCATGCTAATGGAGGACTCTATGTTGCCGACGAA GTGCAAACAGGTTTTGGACGAACTGGGGAGCATTTTTGGGGCTTTGAAGGTCATGGAGTAATTCCCGATGTTGTAACGATGGCTAAAGGAATAGGAAACGGTTTCCCTTTAGCTGCTGTTGTTACAACTCCTAAAATTGCAGAATGCCTGACCAGAGCATTGCACTTTAATACATTTGGAGGAAATCCTGTTGCTTGTGCCATTGGACAAGCAGTTTTAGAG GTGATTGAAGAAGAAAAAACCCAAGAGAGATCAAAAAATATTGGAACGTATTTGCTGAAAGAATTAGAAAAGTTAAAAGATAAGTGGTCGGTAATTGGAGACGTTCGAGGAAAGGGCTTGATGATCGGAGTGGAATTGGTAGAGGATTCAAAGAATACTCCTCTTGGAGTGCCATTTATGTCACATATTGTAGAGCAATGCAAAGATATGGGTTTGCTAATAGGAAAGGGTGGGATGAATGGCAAC GTATTGCGCATAAAGCCTCCGATGTGTATAACCAAAGAAGATGCAGATTTTACGGTGAAAGTTTTAGACAACTCAATAAAAACTTACGCTCAACATGCCAAAAGAAATCGTCCTGAATATGTATTCttggagaaaaataaataa